In the Gammaproteobacteria bacterium genome, one interval contains:
- the glgA gene encoding Glycogen synthase 2, producing MTTVLFATSEVHPLAKTGGLADVSGSLPPALRALGYDVRLILPAYPEALARCERLTLVRLLELPGAATPVRLLEGTLPGTDVPLYLVDCPIYFDRVGGLYGDGKGDWPDNAQRFTLFSRAVVALAEGRAGLGWIPEVVHCNDWQTGLVPALFALKGYRPRTIFTLHNLSYQGLFSWGTFVDLGLPMALWSPEGIEFYSQVSFIKGGLADSDLLTAVSPTYAREIRTPAFGYGLEGLLRARADRLVGILNGANYDYWDPQNDTRIPHRYSPTDFSGKAANKAALQRQMVLPVRPKVLLLGFIGRLVEQKGFDLILAGLPDLLHHAVQIVVLGSGDKFFEQGLRDLATRFPSQVAVQVGYNEDLAHLIEAGADAFVMPSRFEPCGLNQLYSLRYGTLPIVRRTGGLADTVIDATPGNITTGCATGFVFDAPTIPALISTLIRALDLYYNNYQAWQQMMKVAMAADYSWTESARHYTELYQRAISGDLDG from the coding sequence ATGACAACCGTTCTGTTTGCCACCAGCGAAGTTCACCCTTTGGCAAAGACCGGGGGGCTAGCCGATGTATCTGGGTCGCTACCTCCCGCTTTGCGTGCCTTAGGCTACGATGTTCGCTTGATATTGCCAGCTTACCCCGAGGCGTTAGCCCGTTGTGAACGGTTGACCCTGGTACGACTTCTTGAGCTACCGGGAGCAGCAACTCCGGTAAGACTTTTAGAGGGTACCTTACCAGGCACCGATGTCCCCCTGTATCTAGTGGACTGTCCAATCTATTTCGATCGTGTCGGCGGTCTTTACGGCGATGGAAAAGGGGATTGGCCCGATAACGCCCAGCGATTCACCCTATTCTCGCGAGCGGTAGTCGCATTGGCCGAGGGACGGGCAGGACTAGGTTGGATTCCCGAGGTAGTACATTGCAATGATTGGCAGACGGGCCTGGTACCAGCCCTGTTTGCATTAAAAGGATACCGCCCCAGGACCATTTTCACTCTGCATAATCTTTCCTATCAGGGGCTATTTTCGTGGGGCACCTTTGTTGATTTGGGTCTACCCATGGCATTATGGTCCCCCGAGGGAATTGAATTTTACAGTCAGGTCTCTTTTATTAAAGGCGGCCTCGCCGATTCCGATCTGTTGACAGCAGTCAGCCCTACCTATGCCCGAGAAATTCGGACACCCGCCTTCGGCTACGGCCTAGAAGGATTACTAAGGGCACGAGCTGATCGCTTGGTAGGTATTCTCAACGGGGCCAACTACGACTACTGGGATCCTCAAAACGATACCCGTATCCCCCACCGTTATAGCCCCACCGATTTCTCCGGAAAGGCCGCAAACAAAGCGGCATTACAGCGGCAGATGGTGCTGCCGGTACGTCCCAAGGTATTGCTATTAGGATTTATTGGGCGACTGGTCGAGCAAAAGGGATTTGATTTGATACTCGCAGGATTACCTGATCTGCTCCACCACGCGGTGCAGATCGTAGTATTGGGGTCAGGTGATAAATTCTTCGAGCAGGGATTGCGCGACCTAGCAACACGTTTTCCTTCTCAGGTAGCGGTACAGGTGGGTTACAACGAAGATCTTGCCCATTTGATCGAGGCAGGGGCCGATGCCTTCGTCATGCCTTCTCGCTTTGAACCCTGCGGGCTCAACCAACTCTATAGCCTACGCTATGGAACTCTACCCATAGTACGCCGCACCGGGGGATTGGCAGATACCGTCATCGACGCTACCCCTGGTAATATCACAACCGGATGCGCCACCGGTTTCGTTTTCGACGCACCAACCATCCCCGCATTGATCTCAACCCTTATTCGGGCATTAGACCTGTACTACAACAACTACCAGGCATGGCAGCAAATGATGAAAGTTGCTATGGCCGCCGATTATAGCTGGACAGAGAGTGCACGCCATTATACAGAACTCTATCAACGTGCCATCAGCGGCGATTTAGACGGTTAG
- a CDS encoding conserved hypothetical protein (Evidence 4 : Unknown function but conserved in other organisms): protein MNLLLPITLLAIVLLPCEAIGGSQKSGGVEFSGLGFLTLSAGKIFKGDPPQDFNGYNTPIYVVDYAQGGIYSGNNWTLNPVSRLGWQETATFNSEFSLTGQVVARGARNGKIDLEWIYANLGLTNNMTLQVGRKRLPLFYYSESQDVGFSYPWIYLPPGQYGWEIVNYNGANLLYRAQWGSWTAAINIFAGSETKNDNPYWKIYYGRNSRTDSKWSDLVGTDLSLVKDWFEIRLAYIQSKYQDRVTSPSTVPYPDSPKARQQIYALSFVGDYHHWLLHNEYLYMNRKQAGEAEYSFLLGLGYRIDHYLPMLTYNYFKQRLTPANADTNVINPANLDPLSVERWATLSGSLRYELTPNSTIKTQIDRWLDKGGPTFNAGVPYGNAWLFSISYDLLF, encoded by the coding sequence ATGAACCTTTTGCTCCCGATTACGTTGTTAGCCATCGTCCTATTGCCGTGCGAAGCGATTGGCGGATCGCAGAAAAGTGGTGGCGTTGAATTCTCCGGCTTGGGTTTTCTAACCCTTTCTGCTGGAAAGATCTTCAAGGGTGATCCTCCGCAAGATTTTAACGGTTACAACACGCCGATTTATGTTGTCGACTATGCCCAGGGAGGCATTTACTCAGGTAATAATTGGACATTAAACCCGGTCTCACGACTTGGTTGGCAGGAAACGGCAACTTTCAATTCAGAATTCTCACTCACCGGCCAGGTAGTCGCGCGCGGTGCCCGTAACGGCAAGATCGATCTGGAGTGGATCTATGCCAACCTTGGTCTTACCAACAACATGACGCTTCAGGTGGGCCGTAAACGCCTCCCGCTCTTTTATTACTCAGAGTCCCAGGATGTTGGCTTTTCCTATCCCTGGATATATTTGCCTCCTGGACAATATGGCTGGGAGATTGTCAACTACAATGGTGCAAATCTGCTCTATCGTGCCCAGTGGGGTAGCTGGACTGCCGCTATAAATATCTTTGCCGGTAGCGAAACCAAGAACGATAATCCCTACTGGAAAATTTACTACGGCCGGAATAGTCGAACTGATTCAAAATGGAGCGATCTCGTCGGTACCGATCTGTCATTAGTGAAGGATTGGTTCGAAATACGATTGGCATATATTCAATCGAAATACCAGGATCGGGTCACCTCTCCCTCCACGGTGCCATACCCCGATTCACCTAAGGCCCGCCAGCAAATTTACGCCTTGTCGTTCGTAGGAGACTATCACCACTGGTTGCTGCACAATGAATATCTCTACATGAATCGCAAGCAGGCCGGTGAGGCGGAGTATTCTTTTCTGCTAGGGCTCGGGTACCGTATCGACCACTACCTACCGATGCTCACCTACAATTATTTTAAGCAGCGACTCACCCCAGCAAATGCAGATACCAACGTGATCAATCCAGCGAACCTCGACCCGCTTAGCGTAGAACGTTGGGCAACATTGTCTGGTTCGTTACGTTATGAACTAACGCCCAACAGCACCATCAAGACCCAAATTGATCGCTGGCTCGACAAAGGGGGACCTACTTTTAACGCGGGCGTGCCTTATGGAAACGCCTGGTTATTTTCAATTAGCTATGATTTACTATTTTGA